Proteins found in one Arachis stenosperma cultivar V10309 chromosome 8, arast.V10309.gnm1.PFL2, whole genome shotgun sequence genomic segment:
- the LOC130946383 gene encoding putative anthocyanidin reductase isoform X2, giving the protein MEEALNKMVMKVDPSSTTYCVTGATGYIGSYLVEILLQRGYKVHATLRDPEKSLHLMSVWGGGDRLRLFKADLNEEGSFDEALKGCDGVFHVAASMEFNVDDKQNIESYVQENIIDPAIKGTLNLLNSCLKYKNSVKRVVFTSSISTITAKDNDGKWKQTVDESCQLQPHHVWNTQASGWVYALSKLQSEEAAFKFAKENEIDLVSVITTTVAGPFFTANVPSSLKVLLSPITGEPQFYKILNAVNSRMGSIGLVHIEDICNAHIFLMENEKAQGRYICSSLSCPLSKLANLLHQHYSHPNIKRVAENNYDKVPCEISSNKLNDLGFSYKHGLEDIINQTIMCCLDYGYLPPIS; this is encoded by the exons ATGGAGGAAGCACTTAATAAGATGGTGATGAAAGTTGATCCTTCTTCAACAACATACTGTGTTACTGGAGCCACTGGGTATATTGGTTCATACCTTGTAGAGATTCTTCTTCAAAGAGGCTACAAAGTTCATGCCACTCTCAGAGATCCTG AAAAATCACTACACCTAATGTCAGTGTGGGGTGGAGGTGACCGATTGAGATTGTTCAAAGCAGATTTGAATGAAGAAGGAAGCTTCGATGAGGCTCTAAAAGGCTGCGATGGTGTTTTTCATGTTGCAGCTTCTATGGAATTCAACGTTGATGACAAACAAAACATTG AATCCTATGTTCAAGAAAACATAATAGACCCTGCAATCAAAGGAACCTTAAACCTTCTGAATTCATGCTTGAAGTACAAGAATTCAGTAAAAAGGGTTGTGTTCACATCTTCCATAAGTACCATAACTGCCAAGGACAATGATGGAAAATGGAAACAAACAGTTGATGAATCTTGCCAACTACAACCTCATCATGTATGGAACACTCAAGCAAGTGGATGG GTTTATGCACTTTCAAAGCTTCAAAGTGAAGAAGCAGCATTTAAATTTGCAAAAGAGAACGAAATTGATCTTGTGTCAGTTATAACAACCACTGTTGCAGGCCCATTTTTCACGGCCAATGTACCTTCCAGTCTTAAAGTTCTTCTCTCACCAATTACAG gtgaaCCTCAATTTTACAAGATATTAAATGCTGTGAATTCAAGAATGGGGTCAATAGGTTTGGTTCACATTGAAGACATATGCAATGCACACATATTTCTAATGGAGAATGAAAAAGCACAAGGTAGATACATATGCAGCAGCCTAAGTTGTCCATTGTCAAAGTTGGCTAATCTTCTTCACCAACACTATTCTCACCCAAACATCAAAAG GGTTGCTGAGAATAATTATGACAAAGTTCCTTGTGAGATTTCCTCAAACAAGTTAAATGATCTTGGATTTAGCTACAAGCATGGCCTTGAAGatataatcaatcaaacaatCATGTGTTGTTTAGATTATGGTTATTTACCTCCTATTAGCTAA
- the LOC130946383 gene encoding putative anthocyanidin reductase isoform X1: MEEALNKMVMKVDPSSTTYCVTGATGYIGSYLVEILLQRGYKVHATLRDPEKSLHLMSVWGGGDRLRLFKADLNEEGSFDEALKGCDGVFHVAASMEFNVDDKQNIESYVQENIIDPAIKGTLNLLNSCLKYKNSVKRVVFTSSISTITAKDNDGKWKQTVDESCQLQPHHVWNTQASGWCQVYALSKLQSEEAAFKFAKENEIDLVSVITTTVAGPFFTANVPSSLKVLLSPITGEPQFYKILNAVNSRMGSIGLVHIEDICNAHIFLMENEKAQGRYICSSLSCPLSKLANLLHQHYSHPNIKRVAENNYDKVPCEISSNKLNDLGFSYKHGLEDIINQTIMCCLDYGYLPPIS; this comes from the exons ATGGAGGAAGCACTTAATAAGATGGTGATGAAAGTTGATCCTTCTTCAACAACATACTGTGTTACTGGAGCCACTGGGTATATTGGTTCATACCTTGTAGAGATTCTTCTTCAAAGAGGCTACAAAGTTCATGCCACTCTCAGAGATCCTG AAAAATCACTACACCTAATGTCAGTGTGGGGTGGAGGTGACCGATTGAGATTGTTCAAAGCAGATTTGAATGAAGAAGGAAGCTTCGATGAGGCTCTAAAAGGCTGCGATGGTGTTTTTCATGTTGCAGCTTCTATGGAATTCAACGTTGATGACAAACAAAACATTG AATCCTATGTTCAAGAAAACATAATAGACCCTGCAATCAAAGGAACCTTAAACCTTCTGAATTCATGCTTGAAGTACAAGAATTCAGTAAAAAGGGTTGTGTTCACATCTTCCATAAGTACCATAACTGCCAAGGACAATGATGGAAAATGGAAACAAACAGTTGATGAATCTTGCCAACTACAACCTCATCATGTATGGAACACTCAAGCAAGTGGATGG TGTCAGGTTTATGCACTTTCAAAGCTTCAAAGTGAAGAAGCAGCATTTAAATTTGCAAAAGAGAACGAAATTGATCTTGTGTCAGTTATAACAACCACTGTTGCAGGCCCATTTTTCACGGCCAATGTACCTTCCAGTCTTAAAGTTCTTCTCTCACCAATTACAG gtgaaCCTCAATTTTACAAGATATTAAATGCTGTGAATTCAAGAATGGGGTCAATAGGTTTGGTTCACATTGAAGACATATGCAATGCACACATATTTCTAATGGAGAATGAAAAAGCACAAGGTAGATACATATGCAGCAGCCTAAGTTGTCCATTGTCAAAGTTGGCTAATCTTCTTCACCAACACTATTCTCACCCAAACATCAAAAG GGTTGCTGAGAATAATTATGACAAAGTTCCTTGTGAGATTTCCTCAAACAAGTTAAATGATCTTGGATTTAGCTACAAGCATGGCCTTGAAGatataatcaatcaaacaatCATGTGTTGTTTAGATTATGGTTATTTACCTCCTATTAGCTAA
- the LOC130943939 gene encoding 50S ribosomal protein L24, chloroplastic encodes MAASAAMAALQSSMTSLSLSSNSFLGQRLSPPSPLLSKSAENPCLIVMKLKRWERKKCKPNSLPILHKMHVKVGDTVKIISGHEKGKVGEIVRLFKHNSTVIVKDINLKTKHMKSREEGEPGQIIKIEGPIHSSNVMLYSKDQNVASRVGHKVLDNGKRVRYLVKTGEIIDSADNWKKLKEEDKKTEEVATT; translated from the exons ATGGCAGCATCAGCAGCTATGGCTGCTCTTCAGAGCTCCATGACGTCACTCTCACTGTCCTCCAACTCCTTCCTCGGACAGCGtctctctcctccttcgccCCTTCTG AGTAAGTCGGCAGAGAATCCATGTCTTATTGTAATGAAG CTTAAGCGATGGGAGCGAAAGAAATGTAAACCAAACAGTCTTCCCATCTTGCACAAGATGCATGTTAAAGTCGGAGATACAGTGAAGATCATATCTGGACATGAAAAGGGAAAAGTAGGGGAGATTGTCAGGCTCTTCAAGCATAACAGCACTGTCATAGTGAAAGACATAAATTTGAAAACGAAGCACATGAAGAGTAGAGAGGAAGGGGAACCAGGGCAAATTATTAAG ATTGAAGGGCCTATCCACAGCTCAAATGTGATGCTGTACTCCAAAGACCAGAATGTTGCGAGCCGCGTCGGTCATAAAGTCCTTGACAATGGTAAAAGAGTCAGGTACCTTGTAAAAACTGGAGAGATAATTGATAGTGCAGACAATTGGAAGAAACTGAAAGAGGAAGACAAGAAAACTGAAGAGGTTGCAACCACCTAG